From a single Aggregatilinea lenta genomic region:
- a CDS encoding lysylphosphatidylglycerol synthase transmembrane domain-containing protein, which translates to MKKRWPSLLLGLAVSIIALVYLFRRDLGGVRDELANARYWTVLPVMAISLLGLWLRSIRWRVLLKGRLSPSDSFHILNISYFVNGVLPLRVGELARAVLALRADPPVPVLTSISTVVVERLLDTLAVFGLVGITLAVLPTGLEIGLVGIALGVGAIIGVIVLAVFAARPAWAHAVLRGVGRVFKFLDTPRLHAWVDDLLEGILPLASPRLLLLSVWWTAAAWFTSVAAGYVMLYAIFDDPTWVASMAMIALASFVVAVPAVPGNLGPFEAAIVFGLAAADLVAQTTDPRAVALALILHAVNLGTYILAGLAGLWALDVSLGEVTRAAQGLRTRQSQAPAEIDAQTTLTDV; encoded by the coding sequence ATGAAAAAACGATGGCCGAGCCTGCTGCTCGGTTTGGCAGTGAGCATCATCGCGCTGGTGTACCTCTTCCGGCGCGACCTGGGTGGGGTACGTGACGAGCTGGCGAACGCCCGCTACTGGACAGTGCTACCCGTGATGGCGATCTCGCTGCTGGGCCTGTGGCTGCGCAGCATCCGCTGGCGGGTGCTGCTTAAGGGCCGCCTGTCGCCCTCGGACAGCTTCCACATCCTCAACATCAGCTACTTCGTCAACGGCGTACTGCCGCTGCGCGTCGGGGAACTGGCGCGCGCGGTGCTGGCGTTGCGCGCCGATCCGCCCGTACCGGTGCTGACCTCGATCAGTACGGTGGTGGTCGAGCGGCTGCTGGATACGTTAGCCGTGTTCGGACTGGTGGGGATTACGCTGGCCGTGCTGCCAACCGGGCTGGAAATCGGGCTGGTGGGCATCGCGCTCGGCGTGGGTGCGATCATCGGCGTGATCGTGTTGGCGGTGTTCGCCGCACGGCCCGCCTGGGCGCACGCCGTGCTGCGCGGGGTGGGACGCGTGTTCAAGTTCCTGGATACGCCGCGTTTGCACGCCTGGGTGGACGACCTGCTGGAAGGCATCCTCCCACTGGCGTCGCCGCGCCTGCTGCTGCTTTCGGTATGGTGGACGGCGGCAGCGTGGTTTACGTCCGTGGCGGCGGGCTACGTGATGCTGTACGCGATCTTCGACGACCCGACCTGGGTCGCGTCGATGGCGATGATTGCGCTGGCGTCGTTTGTGGTGGCCGTGCCTGCCGTGCCGGGCAATCTCGGCCCATTCGAAGCGGCCATCGTGTTCGGGCTGGCGGCGGCGGATCTGGTCGCGCAGACCACCGATCCGCGCGCGGTGGCGCTGGCGCTGATTCTGCACGCGGTCAACCTGGGCACGTATATTCTGGCCGGGCTGGCCGGGCTGTGGGCGCTCGACGTCAGCCTGGGCGAAGTGACCCGCGCCGCGCAGGGCCTGCGGACGCGGCAGTCACAAGCACCAGCGGAAATCGACGCACAAACGACCCTGACCGACGTTTAA
- a CDS encoding glycosyltransferase family 39 protein, which yields MSSPGVAVEPRSGNRGVWVAVMTAVLLFGFVLLVHDLDKLSLWSDEAWTITATAGSPGALVNDWLATDFHPPLFFAELMAWRQVASESIFALRYLSVLILLVGLALVYRLGRDLFSPPAGVLAALWFGLHDLVLIFGQEVRHYPQQLTLTVLAIWVYWRFWRRPTRGRGIALAVGGAALLLTHYWGGFVLLALGLHALITRRRALLPFVWAFGGMALLFAPWLPVLLKQIDAQGAGIPQALPNTWTGYKTLAIQLVGTPEALWSVLVAAGAAGSLAALRRLRPRPSMASAVPLGVLVIGVGVSLGLNLAYPTLSPRAVAVVIPALALLIGHALAQFHTPERALLAAVVVIQGMTTTAVFPPVHPPWPEVSAFVAQHAAGDLVLLEMNNHDLNRMEEVTMDYYLKAADPAIRRFSSEGARLADPVGFREALAAQVADETGLWVVKLGWIYYDVRPDLEALGFVATAPAITFEPFIGYPVELWRYDRPPQASPRAVFGDVLALNRADIAARDGSVTVNLLWTAASVPEREITVSAFLLGADGALVVQHDSYPLEGRSPTSTWTPDALAFDSHTLDTSELPPGTYTVGLKVYTFDATFTFVDILPPDPCDDAACEFVTLGTVEVGE from the coding sequence ATGAGCAGTCCTGGGGTGGCCGTAGAGCCGCGATCAGGGAACAGGGGCGTATGGGTGGCGGTGATGACCGCCGTCCTGCTGTTTGGCTTCGTGCTGCTCGTGCACGATCTCGACAAGCTCTCGCTGTGGAGCGACGAAGCGTGGACCATCACCGCGACCGCCGGATCGCCCGGCGCGCTGGTGAACGATTGGCTGGCCACGGACTTTCACCCGCCGCTGTTTTTTGCCGAACTGATGGCATGGCGGCAGGTGGCGAGCGAGAGCATCTTCGCGCTGCGCTATTTGTCGGTGTTGATCCTGCTGGTCGGGCTGGCGCTGGTCTACCGCCTGGGGCGCGACCTGTTTTCGCCTCCGGCGGGCGTGCTGGCGGCGCTGTGGTTCGGGTTGCACGACCTCGTGCTGATCTTTGGGCAGGAGGTGCGGCACTACCCGCAGCAGTTGACGCTGACGGTATTGGCGATCTGGGTGTACTGGCGCTTCTGGCGGCGGCCAACACGCGGACGTGGGATCGCGCTGGCGGTCGGCGGCGCGGCGCTGCTGCTGACGCATTACTGGGGTGGCTTCGTGCTGCTGGCGCTGGGGCTGCACGCGCTCATCACGCGGCGGCGGGCGCTGCTGCCGTTCGTGTGGGCCTTCGGCGGAATGGCGCTGCTGTTCGCGCCTTGGCTGCCCGTGCTGCTCAAGCAGATCGACGCGCAGGGCGCGGGCATCCCGCAGGCGCTGCCGAACACCTGGACCGGCTACAAGACGCTGGCCATTCAGCTTGTCGGCACGCCGGAAGCGCTGTGGAGCGTGCTGGTGGCGGCGGGCGCTGCCGGATCGCTGGCCGCGCTGCGGCGGCTCCGCCCCCGGCCCTCGATGGCGAGCGCCGTGCCGCTGGGGGTGCTGGTGATCGGCGTGGGCGTTTCGCTCGGGCTGAATCTGGCGTACCCGACGCTGTCGCCGCGCGCGGTCGCGGTGGTGATTCCCGCGCTGGCGCTGCTGATCGGGCACGCGCTGGCCCAGTTCCACACGCCGGAGCGCGCGCTGCTGGCCGCCGTGGTGGTGATCCAGGGCATGACGACAACCGCCGTGTTCCCGCCGGTACATCCGCCCTGGCCGGAGGTGAGCGCGTTCGTCGCGCAGCACGCGGCGGGCGACCTCGTGCTGCTGGAAATGAACAACCACGACCTCAACCGCATGGAAGAGGTCACGATGGATTACTATTTGAAGGCCGCCGATCCCGCGATCCGCAGGTTTTCGTCGGAGGGCGCGCGGCTGGCCGATCCGGTCGGGTTCCGCGAGGCGCTGGCGGCGCAGGTCGCGGACGAAACCGGCCTGTGGGTGGTCAAACTCGGCTGGATTTATTATGATGTGCGGCCTGACCTGGAAGCGTTGGGCTTCGTGGCGACTGCGCCTGCGATCACATTCGAGCCGTTCATAGGCTACCCGGTCGAGTTGTGGCGCTACGACCGTCCGCCGCAGGCGTCACCGCGCGCCGTCTTTGGCGACGTGCTGGCGCTGAACCGGGCGGACATCGCCGCACGGGACGGATCGGTCACGGTCAATTTGCTGTGGACGGCGGCGTCCGTGCCGGAACGCGAGATCACGGTGTCGGCGTTTTTGCTCGGCGCGGACGGGGCACTGGTGGTGCAGCATGACAGCTATCCGTTGGAAGGCCGCTCTCCGACGAGTACGTGGACGCCGGACGCGCTCGCCTTCGACAGCCACACGCTCGATACGAGCGAACTGCCGCCGGGCACGTACACGGTCGGGCTGAAGGTGTACACGTTCGACGCGACCTTTACGTTTGTGGATATACTTCCGCCTGACCCCTGCGACGATGCCGCGTGCGAGTTTGTCACGTTGGGCACGGTCGAGGTAGGGGAGTAG
- a CDS encoding class I SAM-dependent methyltransferase yields MTVDQQTIQRLTRNEADMAFKKRVQSIFEWVPARDDARILDCACGRGFYLNMYRTVSRARLVGLELDDEIIRKAQRNVGSLPDVTLTRGNIYRLPFPDGYFDGVLLSEILEHIDDDVAGLREVFRVLKPGGVVAITVPNANYPFWWDPINKTLETLFHTKIRRGPLAGIWANHVRLYERDDLRAAAQAAGFTVEVERAFTHTSFPFIHNLVYGLGKPLLESGLMPEGMANAADRTTFDKNRGSLLNPINLGVAVLNLFDRPNKLDEPPGRSTVNLALKGRKPGPDPYV; encoded by the coding sequence ATGACGGTCGATCAACAGACGATTCAGCGCCTGACCCGCAACGAGGCGGACATGGCCTTCAAGAAGCGGGTCCAGTCCATCTTCGAATGGGTCCCCGCGCGCGACGACGCACGCATTCTCGACTGTGCGTGCGGACGCGGTTTTTACCTCAACATGTACCGCACCGTCAGCCGCGCGCGGCTCGTCGGGCTGGAACTGGACGACGAGATCATCCGCAAGGCGCAGCGCAACGTGGGCAGCCTGCCGGACGTGACGCTGACGCGCGGCAACATCTACCGTCTGCCGTTCCCCGATGGTTATTTCGACGGCGTGCTGCTGTCGGAAATTCTGGAGCACATCGACGACGACGTGGCCGGGCTGCGCGAGGTGTTTCGCGTGCTGAAGCCGGGCGGTGTGGTGGCGATCACTGTGCCCAACGCGAACTATCCGTTCTGGTGGGACCCGATCAACAAGACGCTCGAAACGCTGTTCCATACCAAGATCCGGCGCGGACCGCTGGCGGGCATCTGGGCCAACCACGTGCGCCTGTACGAGCGCGACGACCTGCGCGCGGCGGCGCAGGCAGCAGGTTTCACCGTTGAGGTGGAGCGGGCGTTCACGCACACCAGCTTCCCGTTCATCCACAATCTCGTGTACGGCCTGGGCAAGCCGCTGCTCGAATCGGGCCTGATGCCGGAGGGCATGGCGAACGCCGCCGACCGCACGACATTTGACAAGAATCGCGGCAGCCTGTTAAATCCGATCAATCTGGGCGTGGCCGTGCTGAACCTGTTCGACCGGCCCAACAAGCTCGACGAGCCGCCGGGCCGCAGCACGGTGAACCTCGCGCTCAAGGGACGCAAGCCTGGACCTGATCCGTACGTCTAA
- a CDS encoding heme-binding domain-containing protein, producing the protein MDSIRQNWKKIVGAIALVAILALVVIQIIPMSRDNPPVVSEPNWDSPETRDLAVAACFDCHSNETVWPWYSKVAPTKLLVWRDVDEGRGVMNFSDWANNPQSVDELVEVIDEGEMPPIYYTWMHSNANLSDAEKQQLIDGLRTTFSQTDGQANAG; encoded by the coding sequence ATGGACAGCATCAGGCAAAACTGGAAAAAGATCGTCGGAGCGATTGCGCTGGTGGCGATTCTCGCCCTGGTTGTCATCCAGATCATTCCTATGAGCCGGGACAATCCGCCTGTGGTCAGCGAGCCGAATTGGGATTCGCCTGAGACGCGCGATCTGGCCGTGGCAGCCTGCTTCGACTGCCACAGCAACGAGACGGTCTGGCCCTGGTATTCGAAAGTGGCGCCGACCAAGTTGCTGGTGTGGCGCGACGTGGACGAAGGTCGGGGCGTGATGAACTTCTCTGATTGGGCCAATAATCCGCAAAGTGTCGATGAACTCGTCGAGGTCATCGACGAAGGTGAGATGCCGCCCATCTACTACACATGGATGCACTCTAACGCCAACCTGTCGGACGCGGAAAAGCAGCAGCTCATCGACGGGCTGCGCACGACTTTCTCCCAGACAGACGGGCAGGCGAACGCCGGGTAA
- a CDS encoding putative iron-sulfur cluster-binding metallochaperone produces MEANTRGDGLEGICPASGTRGKPVNTATVKCLLSTSLRMVHDTQYYFCRDKDCPVVYFTGDGAQTFRLSDIRERVYQKEHDSDTVPVCYCFGYTLGDVRRSAALALDANPIVNAINEGIRANQCACDWRNPQGDCCLGNIMRLLKQGDKH; encoded by the coding sequence ATGGAAGCTAACACACGCGGAGATGGCCTCGAGGGAATCTGTCCGGCTTCCGGGACCAGAGGCAAGCCGGTGAATACCGCAACGGTGAAATGCTTACTTTCAACCAGCTTGCGGATGGTACACGATACCCAGTACTACTTCTGCCGGGACAAGGACTGTCCGGTCGTCTATTTCACAGGGGACGGTGCGCAGACGTTCAGGCTGAGTGACATTCGGGAGCGCGTGTATCAGAAAGAACACGACAGCGATACGGTGCCAGTTTGCTATTGCTTTGGGTATACACTCGGCGACGTTCGACGTTCAGCCGCCTTGGCCTTGGACGCCAACCCAATCGTCAACGCAATCAACGAAGGCATTCGAGCAAATCAATGTGCCTGCGATTGGAGGAATCCCCAGGGTGACTGTTGTCTGGGAAATATTATGCGACTGTTGAAACAGGGCGACAAACACTAA
- a CDS encoding glycosyltransferase family 4 protein — protein MTEHDTQLPADSALKILVTLQYYLPHRTGVPIHVQRVAEALVQRGHEVTILTARHHIDLPRDETINGVRLVRLWAPIRVSRGMVMPAYPWAAWGLIRTHDVVWMHTPMLETALVATLAGMQGKRVISTHHGDLILPSGFFNRFVRWFTFENYRVLAKRAARLIAYSHDYADHSYYLKPFRDKVSVIYPPIQVPDPDPERVAELRERWQSDGGPVIGYAGRFVEEKRPDLLIRALEVINQRFPTARVVFAGEYDIRYEDTWERNQALVQRYEEQLIFLGQLNSMQAMANFFAACDVLVLPSDSECFALVQVEAMLCGTPVVMTDTPGGRVPVTETGMGKIVPRGDWRAIGEAVIDVLEHRDQYVKPRDEIDRTFNLTQTVDRYEKQFRRAAAQGRGYDD, from the coding sequence ATGACCGAACACGATACGCAACTCCCAGCCGACAGCGCGCTGAAGATCCTCGTGACGCTTCAGTATTACCTGCCGCACCGCACGGGCGTGCCGATCCACGTGCAGCGCGTGGCGGAGGCGCTGGTACAGCGCGGCCACGAGGTGACGATCCTCACCGCGCGCCACCACATCGACCTGCCGCGTGATGAGACGATCAACGGCGTGCGGTTGGTGCGCCTGTGGGCCCCGATCCGCGTCAGCCGGGGGATGGTGATGCCCGCCTATCCGTGGGCGGCGTGGGGCCTGATCCGCACGCACGACGTGGTATGGATGCATACGCCCATGCTCGAGACGGCGCTGGTGGCGACGCTGGCCGGGATGCAGGGGAAGCGAGTGATTTCCACGCATCACGGCGACCTGATCCTGCCGAGCGGTTTTTTCAACCGCTTCGTGCGCTGGTTTACGTTCGAGAATTACCGCGTGCTCGCCAAACGCGCCGCGCGGCTGATTGCGTATAGTCACGACTACGCCGATCACAGCTACTATCTGAAGCCGTTCCGCGACAAGGTATCTGTGATTTATCCGCCGATCCAGGTCCCCGATCCCGACCCGGAGCGCGTCGCGGAACTGCGCGAGCGCTGGCAGAGCGACGGCGGCCCGGTGATCGGCTACGCGGGGCGGTTCGTGGAGGAAAAACGGCCCGACCTGCTGATCCGCGCGCTGGAAGTGATCAACCAGCGTTTCCCCACGGCGCGCGTGGTTTTCGCCGGGGAGTACGATATCCGCTACGAAGACACCTGGGAGCGCAACCAGGCGCTCGTCCAGCGCTACGAGGAACAGCTTATTTTCCTGGGCCAGCTCAACAGCATGCAGGCGATGGCGAACTTCTTCGCCGCGTGCGATGTGCTGGTGCTGCCCAGCGACTCGGAATGTTTCGCGCTGGTGCAGGTCGAGGCGATGCTGTGCGGTACGCCGGTCGTCATGACCGACACGCCCGGCGGGCGCGTCCCGGTGACCGAGACGGGCATGGGCAAGATCGTGCCGCGCGGCGACTGGCGCGCCATTGGCGAGGCGGTGATCGACGTGCTGGAGCACCGCGACCAGTACGTTAAGCCGCGCGACGAGATCGACCGCACGTTCAACCTGACGCAGACGGTCGATCGCTACGAAAAGCAGTTCCGCCGTGCCGCCGCACAGGGACGCGGTTACGACGATTAG